From a region of the Qipengyuania spongiae genome:
- a CDS encoding DUF2254 domain-containing protein — MIGRLQKAWRDVNASYWFLPALFSLLALLLTSVTLWLDRNGFAEVINDITWLQPARPEGASNMLSVIAGTMIGVASTVFSITIAAVAYASGNYGPRLLTNFMEDRGNQFSLASFIGTFVYAITVLRTVRMPDEAPASAENAAATYLPGFVPQLSLLVAFVLMGFSVAVLVYFLNHIPASIRINTVLKGIGSRLLKEVDDLFPEENDGTRAETAPEGTPILATDTGYIQIIGFERLEKIARRENGKLKLNVRTGDFLHPDVVVAFWTDMDSFENLPDDEVRECFTLGNMRTPTQDMQFLIDELVEIGLRALSPGINDPFTAVTAIHWLGAATAELGRRKLVRTYAHDGEEVHLTLLDDDFDHFVNRGLGSMRGAVATSRIAALVAFDALVDCATTLDDETRRKVLHDEGVRLAEQAREHLVGPELHAVEARYQSFLRRIAR; from the coding sequence ATGATCGGACGCCTGCAAAAGGCCTGGCGCGACGTCAATGCGAGCTACTGGTTCCTGCCTGCCCTGTTCTCGTTGCTTGCGCTCCTGCTGACCAGCGTCACGCTCTGGCTCGACCGCAACGGTTTTGCGGAGGTCATCAACGACATCACCTGGCTCCAGCCGGCGCGACCCGAAGGGGCGAGCAACATGCTCTCGGTCATCGCCGGCACCATGATCGGCGTTGCATCTACCGTCTTTTCGATCACCATCGCTGCGGTTGCCTATGCAAGCGGCAATTACGGTCCGCGACTGCTCACCAATTTCATGGAGGACCGGGGCAACCAGTTCAGCTTGGCCAGCTTCATCGGTACCTTCGTCTACGCGATAACCGTGCTGCGCACGGTACGCATGCCCGACGAAGCGCCCGCCAGCGCGGAGAATGCCGCCGCGACCTATCTGCCCGGCTTCGTCCCGCAACTCTCGCTGCTGGTCGCCTTCGTCCTGATGGGTTTTTCCGTGGCGGTGCTGGTTTATTTCCTCAATCACATCCCGGCGTCGATCCGGATCAATACGGTGCTGAAGGGCATCGGATCGCGCCTGCTGAAAGAAGTCGACGATCTTTTTCCCGAAGAGAACGACGGCACCCGCGCCGAAACGGCCCCGGAGGGCACGCCCATCCTGGCAACGGACACCGGCTACATCCAGATCATCGGTTTCGAGCGGCTGGAAAAGATCGCCCGGCGCGAGAACGGCAAGCTCAAGCTCAACGTCAGAACCGGCGACTTCCTTCATCCCGATGTCGTCGTCGCCTTCTGGACCGATATGGATTCGTTCGAGAATCTGCCCGACGACGAGGTGCGCGAATGCTTCACGCTCGGCAACATGCGCACCCCGACGCAGGACATGCAGTTCCTGATCGACGAACTGGTGGAGATCGGCCTGCGCGCCCTGTCGCCCGGCATCAACGATCCCTTCACCGCCGTGACCGCGATTCACTGGCTCGGGGCGGCAACCGCCGAACTCGGCCGGCGCAAACTGGTGCGAACATACGCGCATGATGGGGAGGAGGTTCACCTGACCTTGCTCGATGACGATTTCGATCATTTCGTGAACCGCGGCCTCGGCTCGATGCGCGGTGCCGTGGCGACAAGCCGGATCGCGGCGCTGGTAGCGTTCGACGCGCTCGTCGATTGCGCCACGACGCTCGATGACGAGACCCGGCGCAAGGTTCTCCACGACGAAGGCGTGCGCCTTGCCGAACAGGCTCGCGAGCATCTGGTCGGTCCCGAGCTTCACGCGGTCGAGGCGCGTTATCAGAGCTTTCTGCGCCGGATCGCCCGTTAG
- a CDS encoding DUF2254 family protein, with amino-acid sequence MVSHTSHSGPLRGLGGWFLHRLTVNYWSLPVAAVILALIVGFGMLQADRAGLTAWILANDLSPVATSDTARDFAGVASGVDAAFVSLYFSITLIVLSLAAGNLGVRLIDRWLTKRLVRISISGLSFSFIVSLMAMLSIDPDAELIDTPLGFVALVMALQAVNIAMLAVSLHDLGRTMFVDTSIDRLARDAKGTPVQVVARPSADIAFAQTIRAPRAGYVEGNDLSRAQKLLSDHQGTVRFCAAPGQHVLEGQPLMLLENPVDDLAPLLRCVPIGPYRSDSQGTVFQVRLLVEIAARALSPAINDFYTALAVADNLAVTMANQSAIWIPDECVPAYRDEPRFELPGQDFRGLFEDPMNAFRQAASAYPSVTIRMINNYKRLIVSLNEDEKLDPGHGRFVADLACELADHACEVAEYDGDREDIRKTYQELAEMFARLTGSEARRLASA; translated from the coding sequence TTGGTCTCACATACGTCGCATTCCGGGCCCCTGCGCGGCCTCGGGGGCTGGTTCCTCCACCGTTTGACGGTGAACTACTGGTCCCTGCCTGTCGCCGCTGTCATCCTGGCTCTCATCGTGGGGTTCGGCATGTTGCAGGCGGACCGGGCTGGCCTTACCGCATGGATCCTCGCCAACGATCTTTCTCCCGTGGCGACGTCCGACACCGCGCGCGACTTCGCCGGCGTCGCGAGCGGCGTCGACGCCGCTTTCGTCTCGCTCTACTTCTCGATCACCCTGATCGTGCTGAGCCTTGCGGCGGGCAATCTCGGCGTCCGTCTGATCGACCGCTGGCTGACCAAGCGGCTGGTCCGGATCTCGATCTCGGGCCTCAGCTTCAGCTTCATCGTCAGCCTCATGGCGATGCTCTCGATCGACCCCGATGCGGAACTGATCGACACGCCCCTGGGGTTCGTCGCGCTCGTCATGGCGCTGCAGGCGGTCAATATCGCCATGCTCGCCGTTTCGCTGCACGATCTCGGCCGCACCATGTTCGTCGACACATCGATCGACCGCTTGGCGCGCGATGCCAAGGGAACGCCGGTGCAGGTCGTCGCACGCCCATCCGCCGACATCGCCTTTGCCCAGACCATCCGCGCCCCTCGGGCCGGCTATGTCGAGGGCAACGACCTCTCGCGCGCGCAGAAACTGTTGTCGGACCATCAGGGAACGGTCCGCTTCTGCGCCGCGCCCGGGCAGCACGTTCTCGAAGGCCAGCCCTTGATGCTGCTCGAGAACCCGGTCGACGACCTTGCTCCCCTGCTGCGCTGCGTGCCGATCGGCCCCTATCGTTCCGACAGCCAGGGAACGGTTTTCCAGGTCCGCCTGCTGGTCGAAATCGCGGCCCGCGCGCTCTCGCCGGCAATCAACGATTTCTACACCGCGCTCGCAGTGGCCGACAATCTCGCCGTCACCATGGCCAACCAGTCGGCGATCTGGATTCCCGACGAATGCGTGCCCGCCTATCGTGACGAGCCGCGCTTCGAATTGCCGGGACAGGATTTCCGCGGTCTGTTCGAAGATCCGATGAACGCCTTTCGCCAGGCAGCCTCCGCCTATCCTTCGGTCACCATCCGCATGATCAACAATTACAAGCGGTTGATCGTCTCGCTGAACGAGGACGAGAAGCTTGATCCCGGACACGGGCGCTTTGTCGCCGATCTGGCGTGCGAACTGGCCGATCATGCCTGCGAGGTCGCCGAATACGACGGAGATCGAGAGGATATCCGCAAGACCTATCAGGAACTGGCCGAAATGTTCGCGCGTCTGACCGGCTCGGAAGCCCGCAGGCTTGCCAGCGCCTAG
- a CDS encoding bacteriorhodopsin: MVSYGAHFAFILYFIMASLQLAPRYRVVPILSAVVMASAGLSLMREFSLWETSYELTGAVYTPLAENSSFTNAFRYGNWTITVPILLTQLAIAFALPRPELHKRAIRMIIPAVLMIWTGLYGQFGETGDFSQLNVWGVISTVFFVWLIVEVRGVISRGVQTSPVELKGWPKNIWWYFLATWGLYPIAYALPQLGFTGDVVVVRQLLFSIADISSKLIYGLILSRYVLRRSALEGYVPAAEALETSPLGSSVASQRGD, translated from the coding sequence ATGGTCAGCTACGGCGCGCATTTCGCCTTCATTTTGTATTTCATCATGGCGAGCCTCCAGCTTGCGCCGCGCTATCGCGTGGTTCCGATCCTGTCGGCAGTGGTCATGGCCTCGGCCGGCCTGAGCCTGATGCGGGAATTCTCGCTGTGGGAAACCAGCTACGAACTGACCGGCGCGGTCTACACCCCGCTGGCGGAGAATTCGAGCTTCACCAACGCCTTCCGCTACGGCAACTGGACGATCACCGTGCCGATCCTGCTCACGCAGCTGGCGATCGCCTTCGCGCTGCCGCGTCCCGAACTGCACAAGCGCGCGATCCGGATGATCATTCCGGCCGTGCTGATGATCTGGACGGGGCTCTACGGCCAGTTCGGCGAAACCGGCGATTTCTCCCAGCTCAACGTCTGGGGCGTGATCTCGACCGTGTTCTTCGTCTGGCTGATCGTCGAGGTTCGCGGCGTGATCTCGCGCGGCGTTCAGACCAGCCCGGTGGAACTCAAGGGCTGGCCGAAGAACATCTGGTGGTATTTCCTTGCGACCTGGGGGCTCTACCCCATTGCCTACGCCCTGCCGCAGCTCGGCTTCACCGGCGATGTCGTCGTGGTCCGCCAGCTGCTGTTCTCGATCGCCGACATCTCGTCCAAGCTGATCTACGGCCTGATCCTCAGCCGCTATGTCCTGCGTCGCAGCGCGCTCGAGGGTTACGTGCCCGCGGCCGAGGCGCTGGAAACCTCGCCGCTCGGCTCGAGCGTTGCTTCCCAGCGGGGCGATTGA
- a CDS encoding Brp/Blh family beta-carotene 15,15'-dioxygenase, whose protein sequence is MSWVALLLAAIAQLLGETEATVVGLAFFVAGLAHGAGDENDATIRPFSLVHVGAYLVTGAAVTALFLVAPLAGLALFLALSAWHFARSDVRMAQETRFAIAALATGGSALFRHRETERVFAAIVGEPLPPLFIDVLALAGIVGIGLAGWALFKGRRGSGHAAIAAGAVALLHPVLAVGLIFLTAHAVPIQQRQIRRYGSAAVWRAVAWPSVVALAGAAGLALAVWQGWIALPIVVALAFGMATPHMLTERLER, encoded by the coding sequence TTGTCGTGGGTAGCCCTCCTTCTTGCAGCAATCGCGCAATTGCTCGGCGAGACCGAGGCGACGGTGGTCGGCCTTGCGTTCTTCGTCGCCGGTCTGGCGCATGGGGCGGGGGACGAGAACGACGCGACGATCCGGCCGTTCTCGCTCGTCCATGTCGGTGCCTATCTCGTAACCGGCGCGGCGGTGACGGCGCTGTTCCTCGTCGCGCCGCTTGCCGGGCTTGCGCTGTTCCTCGCGCTGTCCGCCTGGCATTTCGCGCGCAGCGATGTTCGTATGGCGCAGGAGACGCGCTTTGCCATCGCCGCGCTTGCCACGGGGGGCAGCGCCCTGTTCCGTCACCGCGAGACCGAGCGGGTATTCGCTGCCATCGTCGGCGAGCCGTTGCCTCCGCTCTTCATCGACGTGCTTGCGCTCGCGGGCATTGTCGGGATCGGACTTGCTGGCTGGGCCCTGTTCAAGGGCCGACGCGGCTCGGGCCACGCCGCGATCGCGGCGGGCGCCGTCGCGTTGCTACACCCGGTGCTTGCCGTCGGGCTAATCTTCCTCACCGCGCACGCCGTGCCGATCCAGCAGCGGCAGATCCGGCGCTACGGATCGGCCGCCGTGTGGCGCGCGGTGGCCTGGCCGAGCGTTGTCGCGCTGGCGGGAGCCGCCGGGCTCGCCCTGGCGGTGTGGCAGGGCTGGATTGCCCTGCCGATCGTGGTCGCGCTCGCCTTCGGCATGGCGACCCCGCACATGCTGACCGAGAGGCTGGAGCGCTAG